The region AGATCCAAGGACAGGAAGTACTGGGTCAGCATTTGTATTGCAGGAATGTGGGGTGGAAGTAAGGACATGTATTATAGATCATCTGGCTGTATATACAGTGGAGCTGATGGACACACTCTTGGCCTTGCAGTGGGTGGAGGAAGTCCAGCCAGAAGTTATTTGCTCTGATTCATGTGCAGTGTTAATGAATCTACAGTCCTTTAGATCATGTAGCAGACAAGACCTGCTTTGTGAGGTGCTACAAGCCCATGGCAGGATTAGACAGATGGATATACAGATCAGATTTACTTGGGTCCCAGCCCatgtgggggtggaggggaacgaggcagttgatgtactggctaaacaagcactTAGAAGTGGCGATGTTGTAGTTTCAATGAGCAAGGCAGAGGTAAAAAGCCTGATATGGACCGTGATGTTgcagagatggcaggagcagtggaatagagatactaagagCAGGCATTTATTTCAAATACAGAGGGAAGTTGGGGAGGCTATTTTTACAACATTAAGGGTGGGACACAGACAGTTGAATAAGTCCTTAAATATGATAGGAAATCATCCAACAGGAAAGTGTGATTGTTGCCAGGAAACAGAGACATTGGAGCATGTATTGATACAGCGTGGGCAgtatcagagagaaagagagaggctgagatctagtatgagggagaaggggatacaGGAAATTAGTATAAAGAGTATATTGagtagaacatcattagacaGTCTCAAATATTTTATCTTTTTTAAGAGAAACGGGACAGGCTGGCAGGATtttgtggcgcagtggtctaaggcactgcatctcagtgctagaggtgtcactacagacaccctgattcgaatccaggctgtattatAACTGGCCGTggttgggagtctcatagggtggCGATAAACACCACTGAAGAAgaagctacacctgtcaggtggatgtattatcttggcaaaggagaaatgctaacagggatgtaaacaaatttgtgcacaacatttgagagaaataagcttttttgtgtatatgaaacacatgggatcttttatttcagctcatgtaacatgggaccaacactttacatgttaggctcccgagtggtgcagtgatctaagacactgcatctcagtgcaagaggcatcactgcagtacctggtttgaatcctggctgcatcacatccgggcgtgattgggagtcccatagggcggcgcacaattggcccagcgtcgtccgggtttggcggggtaggccgtcattgtaaataagaattagttcttaactgacttgcctagttaaataaaaaaagttgtgtttatatttttgtaccGTATAAGAGTGGATCAAAAGCTAGTCTGTGACTGCAAAAGGTCAGACTGAATGCAAATACATATTTGGCATCCATTTAAAGGATCCATTTGAAGAAAATTGCCAATCACCCCCATAAATGGCTATCTACTTGATAAGACATCTTCAATATGAGTGAGTCCATTATCCAATTTATCATATTTACAGACTCACATATGGAAAACACTACCAAAGGGACCAATTATATTCTGATTTAACAGTAGGCCAATTTATCTCcatttcacatacagtatgtaagtGCCAATGATGTAAATTATATACACATGTATATTTAAAAAGCctacactttaaaaaaaatatagaggTTTTACTCCTCCCATGGGCTATGGGTTTGATAGATTAGATACATGGTGGTTTCAGTGTAACCAAGTAAATTATTTTCCATTACATTTTATTcattggaaatatatatattttgtatccACAAAATGTATCCACAAAATGAAATCTGATATGATACGTGGACGATGTCTTGACACAAAATGTCAGACACTACGGTGCCGTTTAGCCAATCAAGGTGCATGTTCAGCCTGTGTTTACTGGGCGTTGTCCAATTACAATTGAGTTCCGAGTGGTACTGACAGGCACAAACCTCCGCACTATGGACCAATCACTATTTGGGATAGGAGGGCATTCTTGCTTTTTTTCGTCTCCGATTGGTCCTATCTGGTGTCAGATTTCTCGTCATTCAGGCCAGCTAACTGAGAACAAGCGACGGCCTTCTCTAATCTTTCATTGAAAAAAGACGAAAGCGAGACGAAAACACAAATAGATTGACACCGGTAAGTAATTACACGTTATAAATATAAGGAATATCACTAAAATATTGAGCGCAAGCCATGAATAATTCCGTTTTCATCATCGCTGTAATGACGGCGCTCGCCTGCTGTCACAAGACAACGGTGAGGAGGGGATGTTGTAAGAATACAGAGGCAGGCCTATCGTCCAGTAAAACACCATATATCACACCATCTGTAGTCATCTTATTTCACAGGTTCGTGTGCATGCCTACTGATATTACGGCCGTCCACGGCGGAACCTGATAGCACAGCCGAATATTTAATGAAACTGTGTCGCCTGTGACCTGTCCTATCCCTTTCTCCACATCACAAGTTACATTGTCACTCATCATAGATGTATGTCTATATTGAGAGTACCACAAGCGCTGTGTAACTCAAATGTATATTATATTCCAACTGCATGGATGGTATAGCTAGAATCGTTTTAGAGTCGCTAGCtaaatatttgttatttttctgtcTCACCCTCCAGCCAAAATGATCCACAGCCTGTTCCTCGTGAACTCCTCGGGGGACATTTTCCTGGAGAAGCACTGGAAGAGCGTTGTGAGCCGCTCCGTGTGCGACTACTTTTTCGAGGCGCAAGAGCGCGCCAGCGAGCCGGAGAACGTGCCCCCAGTCATCCCGACCCCACACCACTACCTAATCAGTGTGCTAAGGCACCGCATTTACTTTGTGGCAGTTATTCAGAGCGAGGTGCCGCCGCTCTTTGTCATTGAGTTCTTACACAGGGTGGTTGATACATTCCAGGTTTGTACTTGGACTACTTACTTTTCGTCCATTCACTTTCACATGTTCAGGTTGTTAATCACCTTGGTGCGTTCctaaattcactctggagtgccaAGTGCGCTCCATGTGCTCagggcgtttgtaaattcagagagttgtcagattgtcagttcGTAAATAAGGAGCCTTTTGCTCTCgcacttttttcaattttcgcatAAAATGACATTCCCAACTCTCCCCGTAGCTCagtacctgaagcaaggatatgcatattctttataccatttgaaaggaaacacttgtgGAAGGAAACACCTGTGAAAATGTGAAATtcatgtagtagaatataacacattagatctggtaaaagataatacaaacaaaaaaaacattttttatatatttttttgtttttgttcaatcatctttgaaatgcaagagaaaggccatacatTGGGAtaggattctagatttaattgaGATGTTGTCCACAAGAGTGTGTGTGCAAAAGGTTTTGGGGGgtggggtcaaactgtagaacccagttcctacatttttaaaatataaaaatCAATTTTATCAAGCAAAACTGTTtaattttatctctgggaccatCAGGATGACAAATCGGAGCaagaatgtaagtacattatttagcttcagaggtgaatgtatcaaaccagttgttgtgataagtgttttgttgtgcactatcctcaaacaatagcatggtattttttttgCTCTTTCTGCCCATAttagacatgtctatgtcccggaaTTAGCTGTttacaacgtcattctagtcacattatcgCAAATTGAGCAACAACTGTCCTGGGACActgatcccgtagaggttaactgactaaagttagctagctacttccagacataaatgagagaacacctcactctgaccagttctttcaccctagcagagctggttaggctgtgttcatgttatccagagctttggtgactaactgtgctgctggcaacaatttaattacgctttttgccgacgtttactgacaccggccatatattcaacgggtgttgagcgttcgtaaatgcatcagttattctgcgctctggcacactcaaacGAGAGTGCTTTGAAATCAGAGTAGATTGCCAGAGGGAATTTACGAATGCACCCTAAGTCTACCTTGCAATGTAATCCAACTGTTTCTTTGAGTTACTGATTGTCTTATTGTTAAGTTAAAGtgttactttttaaaatgttgtaaTTCATTTAGTTAAAAATCTCTTCTCATTCTCCATTCCCTCAactgatccctccctcccctggcctctcactccctccctccctgttgtcAGGACTACTTTGGGGTGTGCACGGAGGCAGCGATCAAGGACAATGTGGTGGTAGTATATGAGCTACTAGAGGAGATGCTGGACAATGGTTTCCCCCTGGCCACAGAGTCCAATATCCTCAAAGAGCTCATCAAGCCGCCCACCATCCTGCGCACAGTGGTCAACACCATCACAGGTACCTGAAAATGACCAAGTTTGCCTCTGCACAGTCACTATGTCATCACTTTTTCCTGACCATAACAACCTCAACACCCTAGTATTACACAACGCAacttgaccaggaaaaactctggccCCTAGTCATGACATATGTGTTCATCAATAGTTCTATTTATTTACAGATTATTGGCAGTGGGAGTTGGCTATGATTTGTTTTTAAACTTTGCATCTAGACCCATGTCACTGTACACAACTATCTGAATGTGTGCATCCTGTTTGTGTGTCATTATATTTGACTGTTTTGTAGGCAGTACCAATGTAGGGGAGCAGCTCCCTACTGGCCAGTTGTCCGTGGTGCCATGGCGACGCACTGGAGTGAAGTACACAAACAACGAGGCCTACTTTGATGTAGTGGAGGAGATTGATGCCATAATCGATAAATCAGGTATGGTAGGCATACTGCCCCATCACGCACTCCTGTAAATCTATCTTGACCTATTAAAAATAACCAACACAGAATTTGACTTTCTGATTgagtcgttctctctctccatctctctgtttctctcacacaCTGTTAGGCTCCACTATCACAGCAGAGATCCAGGGGGTGATTGATGCCTGTGTGAAATTAACAGGCATGCCTGACCTCACTCTCTCGTTCATGGTGAGTCCTCTCTTTCGCTCAGTCTCTCTAGCCCAGGGGCGGGCAGTCATTTTGTCTCCAGGGCCACATCGTGATTTCGAAATTCCatttttttggaggggggggggcaatttgtTTTCGTCAAATGCATTACGGGCCAGAAAAAAATTGCAGTTATTTTAGGTTCATGATCATTTTTGCATGCTTTCTATCTGTACTGAGCAAAAAATATGTCAAATgcaccatgtaaagtgttggtcccatgtttcatgaactgcaataaaatatcccagaaaatTCCATACgcccaaaaagcttatttctctcaagtaaaaggccactctctaaaatgtgcagttctgtcacccaacacaatgccacagatgtctcaagttttgagggactatgcaattggcatgctaactgcaggaatgacCACCAGAGCTGTTCCCAGATAATTGAATggtcatttctctaccataagccgcctcaacatcattttagagaatttggcagtacgtccaaccaaccgcagaccacgggtaaccacgccagcccaggacctccgcacctggcttcttcacctgcgggattgtctgagaccagccacccggacagctgatgaacctgaggagtatttatgtctgtaagaAATCCGTTTTTGTGGGGAAAAGCTCATTCTGattagctgggcctggctcccaagtgggtgggcctatgccctcccagtcCTACCCATGGCagctcccctgcccagtcatgtgaaatccatagacgagggccaaatgaatttatttcagttgactgatttccttatatgaactgtaactcagtaaaattgttgaaattgttccgtttttgttcagtattattTAAGATGTTCaagagtgtttaaaaaaaataaaataaaaatattttaacaTTTGTCTCTACACACCATAATGTTGTATTTGAGATCAAATGATttatgaggcgacagtacagaatgtcacctttttgtAGTGCTATTTTCATAGCTGTTTTATCATTTTAGAAATGAATGCATTTTGTATCTAGTCCCCATTTTTGAGgatgtcataagtatttggacaaattcacttaatTTTTTTCAGAACTTTTTGGATGTGTTgggcccaatagaaatgaatggtaaattaTATATTGTCATTTtgtagtcacttttattgtaaatacgaATAGAATATCTTAGGCGCAGTGGTATTGAGGAGTCACTGCAGACCCGGGTTCGACCCCGGGCTGTGTCGAGGCCGGCcacgaccaggagacccatgatggggctcacaattggcccagcatcatccgggttaggggagttgcagcgatgggacaagactgtaaccacCAATTTGTATGTCAATATAAAAAAAGTAATTAAAGATTTGATTTAGAATATATTTCTGAACACGCTACATTAATgttgatgctaccatgattatggataattctgaataaatcatgtttaatggTCAGTGGAAAGTACAGATGCACAACAATACTACATGACAAAATGCTtcctgaacatctcattccaaaatcatggacattaatattgagttgcccccccttttgctgctatgacagcctccactcttctgggaaggctttccactaaatgcagggacttgcttccattcagccacaaaagcattagtgaggtcgggcactgatgttgagcgattaggccaggctcgcagtcagcgttccaattcgattcgtctgccagatggtgaagagtgattcatcactccagagaacacgtttccactgctccagagtccaatggaggcaagctttacaccactccagacgatgcttggcattgcgcatggtgatcttctgcttgtgtgtggctgctcggaaATGGAagccaatttcatgaagctcccaacgaacagttcttgtgctggcgttgcttccagaggcagtttggaactctgtagttagtgttgcaactgaggacagaccatttttatgcgcttcagcactctgcggtcccgttctgtgagcttgtgtggcctacctcttcgcagctgagccgttgttgctcctagactttcacacttcacaataacagcacacacAGTTGACtgcggcagctctagcagggcagtaattttaagaactgacttgttggaaaggtggcatcctatgactgtgccacattgaatgtcattgagctctccagtaaggcaattctactgccaatgattgtctatggagattgcatggctgtgtgcttgattgtatacttttgtatatatagcgtATCATGCCCCTAAAACCTCCTACCATTACCAGCCAATAACAgcagaggttagcatttttggggggggggatttatgcctctaactttctcactcatagTTATTCAGGATTTGTTCATGAATATCTGTAGTCATGGTAGCATCCATATTAATGTAGAAGTCAAAATAAATACGCAGAGGAGTGtgaatgtatgtacagtaccagtcaaaagtttggggagacctattcattcaagggtttttctgtattttgactattttctacattgtagaataacagtgaagacatcaaaactatgaaataacacatggaataatgtagtaaccaaaaaagtgttaaacaaatctaaatagatttgaga is a window of Oncorhynchus kisutch isolate 150728-3 linkage group LG3, Okis_V2, whole genome shotgun sequence DNA encoding:
- the ap3m2 gene encoding AP-3 complex subunit mu-2, whose product is MIHSLFLVNSSGDIFLEKHWKSVVSRSVCDYFFEAQERASEPENVPPVIPTPHHYLISVLRHRIYFVAVIQSEVPPLFVIEFLHRVVDTFQDYFGVCTEAAIKDNVVVVYELLEEMLDNGFPLATESNILKELIKPPTILRTVVNTITGSTNVGEQLPTGQLSVVPWRRTGVKYTNNEAYFDVVEEIDAIIDKSGSTITAEIQGVIDACVKLTGMPDLTLSFMNPRLLDDVSFHPCVRFKRWEAERILSFIPPDGNFRLLSYHVSSQNLVAIPVYVKHNITFREGSSQGRFELTLGPKQTMGKGVEAVLVSSQLPRGVLNTNLNPTQGTYTFDPVTKLLSWDVGKINPQKLPSLKGSMSLQAGASKPDENPTINIQFKIQQSALSGLKVNRLDMYGEKYKPFKGIKYMTKAGKFQVRT